In Deltaproteobacteria bacterium, the sequence AGCCACAGATGCGACGAGAAGGGAAACGAAATCGAGCTTGTACGGCCTTGCTTTCCTCTGTTTTGTAATGGCGGTTTTGTCAAAGCCGGTGGCTGTGGCTCTTCCAGGTATCATGGTGCTCTTTGAAATCTCACGGCAAAAGGCCGGATCGCGCTGGGTCTTGAGGAGAGCACTGCTCTTTGTGCCCATGCTTGCCGGCTCGCTTGTAGCCATCTATGTTCTCTTGGGGGCTATGGTCGAGTCAGGCGGAATCTATCCGTACAGGGGTGGGAGTTTCTTGTACAATCTGTTTCTCGTCTTTCGCCTTTTCCTGCTGAACATCAAGTTGATGACCCTGACCGTCAACTATTCTCCTGTCTATGTGCTACTCCTACCAGATACCATTTCGTGGCTCTCTTCCTCGGCCTTTGTCTTACTAAACCTCGGGTTGCTAGGATTGGCCGTCTACATGTTCAAGAAAACCAGAGCGGTCTTCTTCGCCGTTTTCTGGTTCTATATTACGATCCTCCCCTCTTCAAACATCATTCCCATCAGCACGGTCCTTGCAGATCGGTATGTGTATCTGCCGTCTTTCGCGTACTGTTTGATTCTGGCCCTTGGCTTTGAAAGGCTCTGGTCGGCCCGATCAAGGAAACTCTCGGAGGATTTTTTCCCGGCCTTGAGTGTCATGGTTCTGATCCTTCTATTGGCGGGATATTCTTACATGACGGTGATACAGAACCGGATATGGAAGGATTCCTTCACCCTGTGGTCTGAGACTCTCGCCAGGGACCCGAAAAATACGGTTGCCATGAACGGGCTGGGAGTCCTGTATCTCGAGAACGGAACGAACGACAAAGCCCTTGAGGTCTTGGAGGGGGCAGCAGAGATCAACCCGTCGGATCCCCTCATCCGTAACAACCTCGGGATAGCCTACGAGAGAATCGGTGAGTACGAAAAAAGCGAAGAGCAGTATCAGAGGGCTCTATCCCTGAGTCCCGGCCATTATGAAGCACGCATAAACCTCAGCAACCTCTATGCGAAAAGGGGGGACTTTCAGAAGGCGATACGCACACTGAGACTGCTCGTGGAGGAGCGCCCTGGAGACGCCTTCCTATACTTCCGCCTTGGAGTCGTCTGTGAAGAAGCCGGGCGCTTTGATGAGGCCATTGGCAGCTACATGAGATCAATGGAGTTGAGACCCCATATCATCAATCCCTATGAGAATCTGGGGCGGCTCTTCCTGGACAAGCTCAACGATCCCGATCGTGCGGTCTATTTCCTCAAAAAGGGGATTGAAATGGCCCCGAATTCCAGAAGGAGAGAAAAAATCGAGGCCTTGGTCAAAGCCGTTGAATCCGGCTCCGATTGGTAGGATTTTGCCCTGGCAGGGGGGAATCCTGTGTTTGTTGCCGTTGGAAACGCTCCAAGTTCAGGAAGCACACTGCTGGCCGATCTGGTGGACAGTCTGCCCTTTGCGGTCTGCGGCCCGGAAACCAGGCTCTTTGCCGTAAGAGGGTACTTCGATGACTTCAAGCGAATGAAACGGAGGGGTTTCTTCTCTTCACGGTCCCCTGTTGTTTATGAAATGCGACAGCAGTTTCTCGTCTCAAGACTCGCAAGCTACGGGTTCGATCGCACCGGCGTGGGCGAATGCCTCAGGCGGTCCGGTTCTCTCCATGAGTTCTGCGACCTTTTTTTCCAGAGGTTCGCCGGCTTTAGGGGAAAAAGATGTACGGTCTTCTTTGAAAAGACCCCTGAGAATATCCATTGTGCCAGGTTGTTTCTAGACTATTTTGAGGAGGGGTTCTTCATACATGTCGTAAGGAATCCCCTATACGTTTACAAGTCACTGTTGAGGAGGGGCTTCCTCCCGTATATAGCCGCCGGCACGTGGCTCATAGATGAGGCCGCCGTTTGCGGACTGAGTGAACACCCGAGGTTCTTCACGATCCGGTACGAAGAACTCGTCAAGAAACCGTTCGAGACCGTGGTCGGGCTGCTGAGAAGAATCGGGATGGACTTCGACCCGGAACGACTTGCCGAGCTGTACAGGACCAACGAATACAGGAGGCGCTTCGAGACCCGGATTGAATCCTGGTCCTTCAAGGAATTTGGAAGAATCGGGGATGCAAACATGACGAAGGTGGCCTTGGAGGATTTGAGAGCCCTCGGTTCGATGATGAATGCGAAAGTGGGCACGCGATATGCAAGAGAGTTTTCTCTGCCGGAAGTCTCATTTCGAGACCTTGTCCGAGCCAATGGCTACTCTTTCAAGAGTCCTGATGAAGGGCCGTCCATTCCAGCCCTTGGATCCCCGTTGTCACGGGACGGAGCTTCATTCAGGTTTTTGGTGAAGAAATCCCTCTTGGATCTCATGTATCGGGACTGTGGCATAAGGAACATCCGCAACTATCTGAGACCGATCGAGACCGTTTCGGGCTGAGAGAGCAGGAGAAAAAGAGCGAGCCCCGACACCGGAGACAGGGTCTGCAGACTTGGGGTAAGATATTGCAAAAGCAAGATAAGTAGCTGTAAGCTATGGCTAAAATTATAAACGTTGTCGGCGCACGTCCGAATTTCATGAAAATCGCCGCCATTATCCGGGAGATGGAAAAGATCCCGAGAATGGACTGGCTCCTCGTCCACACCGGCCAGCATTACGACGTGGAGATGTCTGACGCCTTTTTTCGGGAACTGACAATTCCCAAGCCGGACATCAATCTGGAGGTGGGTTCTGGAACCCACGCACGTCAGACAGGCCAGATCATGGCGGCTTTTGAGGAGGTATGCCTCAAAGAGAAACCCGACCTGGTCCTTGTGGTAGGAGATGTCAACTCGACCCTTGCCTGTGCCCTTGTGGCTTCAAAATTGCACATTCCCGTAGCCCATGTGGAAGCCGGTTTGAGAAGCTTCGACCGGAAGATGCCCGAGGAGATCAACCGGGTAGTTACCGATATTCTTTCGAATTTTCTCTTTACAACCTGTAGAGAGGCCGATGAGAACCTCCTCCGGGAGGGCGTGGACCCGAAGAAGATCTTCCTGGTAGGAGACGTGATGATCGACACCCTCTACGCCAACCTTTCGAGGATACGGGCCATGCATATATGGCGCCGCATGGGCTTCAAGAAGAGAGAATACGCCGTTCTGACTCTCCACCGGCCTTCGAATGTCGAAGAAAAGCCCGTGCTGGGGGAGATAGTCACGGCCCTAGAGGAGGTCTCACGGCACCTTCCGATTGTCTTTCCGATTCATCCGAGAACGAGTGCGGCTGTCAGGCGTTTCGGCTTTCAGGGTTCTTTCAAATTCATTGACGGGGACGATCCTGGTCCATTACGTTACAGTGATGGGGGATCTTCAAGGGGTCCGGGAATCTGGTGTTGCCACCCTTTGGGCTATCTTGAGTTTCTAAATCTGGTTTTGCATTCCAGGTTCGTGATGACCGACTCGGGTGGCATACAGGAGGAGACGACTGTACTCGACATCCCCTGTCTGACCCTCAGAGAGACCACGGAGCGTCCCGTCACGATCAGCCAGGGTACCAATACACTCCTCGGACATGACACCCGTCGAATCGTCGCGGAGGTCAAGAAGATCATGGGAGGGGAGGGAAAACACTGCAAGCGCCCTCCACTCTGGGATGGAAAAGCCGCCGAGAGGATCGTCGCGATTCTGGCGAAGGAGTTTAACATTTCACATTGATCATTTGACATTTAGCATTGAATTGAAAGAATCATTTAGCATTTGACATTTATCATCTATAACTGATCATTTGCTCAGGTTATGCAACGACGTAGAGATGAAGAGCTGGCAGACCGTTTCTTGGACTTTTCGGTGAGAATCGTCAAGTTGGTTGATGGCCTTCCGAAAACGTCTGTAGGGAAGCACATCGGTCGTCAAATCCTGTCAAGTGGGACTTCGCCTGGAGCGAACTATGAAGAAGCGCGAGGGTCCGAATCGAATGCAGATTTCATCCACAAGCTGAGTATCGTCCTCAAGGAGTTGAAGGAATCACGGTATTGGTTGCAAGTTATTCAGAGAACCTTTCCAGCTTCAAACGAGAAGATTGAATCACTGAAAGACGAATGTGAACAGCTCATTGCAATTATTGCTAAAAGCATCTCTATGGCCCGCAAGCGGAAATGACTAGTGAGAGGTGTTAAGTGATCAATGCTAAGTGTTATATGATGAATGCTAAATGTCAAATGGTAAATGAAAAATGCTAAATGATCAAATCCTAGAAACCATCAACCCTGGCTGGCTCCAGGTCTCTGCATTCGTTTTGGGTGCCTTTGTGGGCAGCTTCCTGAACGTCTGTATCAGCCGGATGCCAAAGGGAGAGTCGATCCTCTTCCCTCCTTCCCACTGTCCCCTGTGTGGACACAGGATCCGCTTCTACGACAACATCCCTATTCTAAGTTTTCTCTGGCTTGGGGCACGGTGCAGGTACTGCCGGGGACCCATCTCGCTCCAGTATCCCCTGGTAGAGCTGGTTGGCGGGATGATTGGGCTTCTCCTTTTCCGACGGTACGGTATCAGTGTGGATTTTGCAGGCTATTTCGTCTTTTCTGCCATGATTATCACCGTTTCCGGAATCGACATGGTCCACCGGATTATCCCGGACCGGATCAGCCTTCCCGGGATCGGAGCAGGGCTGCTTT encodes:
- a CDS encoding tetratricopeptide repeat protein — protein: ATDATRRETKSSLYGLAFLCFVMAVLSKPVAVALPGIMVLFEISRQKAGSRWVLRRALLFVPMLAGSLVAIYVLLGAMVESGGIYPYRGGSFLYNLFLVFRLFLLNIKLMTLTVNYSPVYVLLLPDTISWLSSSAFVLLNLGLLGLAVYMFKKTRAVFFAVFWFYITILPSSNIIPISTVLADRYVYLPSFAYCLILALGFERLWSARSRKLSEDFFPALSVMVLILLLAGYSYMTVIQNRIWKDSFTLWSETLARDPKNTVAMNGLGVLYLENGTNDKALEVLEGAAEINPSDPLIRNNLGIAYERIGEYEKSEEQYQRALSLSPGHYEARINLSNLYAKRGDFQKAIRTLRLLVEERPGDAFLYFRLGVVCEEAGRFDEAIGSYMRSMELRPHIINPYENLGRLFLDKLNDPDRAVYFLKKGIEMAPNSRRREKIEALVKAVESGSDW
- a CDS encoding four helix bundle protein — encoded protein: MQRRRDEELADRFLDFSVRIVKLVDGLPKTSVGKHIGRQILSSGTSPGANYEEARGSESNADFIHKLSIVLKELKESRYWLQVIQRTFPASNEKIESLKDECEQLIAIIAKSISMARKRK
- a CDS encoding sulfotransferase, with translation MFVAVGNAPSSGSTLLADLVDSLPFAVCGPETRLFAVRGYFDDFKRMKRRGFFSSRSPVVYEMRQQFLVSRLASYGFDRTGVGECLRRSGSLHEFCDLFFQRFAGFRGKRCTVFFEKTPENIHCARLFLDYFEEGFFIHVVRNPLYVYKSLLRRGFLPYIAAGTWLIDEAAVCGLSEHPRFFTIRYEELVKKPFETVVGLLRRIGMDFDPERLAELYRTNEYRRRFETRIESWSFKEFGRIGDANMTKVALEDLRALGSMMNAKVGTRYAREFSLPEVSFRDLVRANGYSFKSPDEGPSIPALGSPLSRDGASFRFLVKKSLLDLMYRDCGIRNIRNYLRPIETVSG
- the wecB gene encoding UDP-N-acetylglucosamine 2-epimerase (non-hydrolyzing); translated protein: MAKIINVVGARPNFMKIAAIIREMEKIPRMDWLLVHTGQHYDVEMSDAFFRELTIPKPDINLEVGSGTHARQTGQIMAAFEEVCLKEKPDLVLVVGDVNSTLACALVASKLHIPVAHVEAGLRSFDRKMPEEINRVVTDILSNFLFTTCREADENLLREGVDPKKIFLVGDVMIDTLYANLSRIRAMHIWRRMGFKKREYAVLTLHRPSNVEEKPVLGEIVTALEEVSRHLPIVFPIHPRTSAAVRRFGFQGSFKFIDGDDPGPLRYSDGGSSRGPGIWCCHPLGYLEFLNLVLHSRFVMTDSGGIQEETTVLDIPCLTLRETTERPVTISQGTNTLLGHDTRRIVAEVKKIMGGEGKHCKRPPLWDGKAAERIVAILAKEFNISH